In Dolichospermum flos-aquae CCAP 1403/13F, the following proteins share a genomic window:
- a CDS encoding putative Ig domain-containing protein: protein MTSTLANSLITDDLYLNQALLPALEQIELYLQDFANSEEFVAKMRLAFGETFDPEAALNLGNAWKNQDFSNIPAITILSSSELNGANGAFAATTNTIYLSQEFVANHQDNIASITSVILEEIGHWVDSQINTVDSLGDEGSIFSALVQGNSLDDATLVALKTEDDSGIIIIDGEVVAVEQATNTIQTATGDGGLRVTVNEFGGFRGAIYDPVGSKTPSDTTYDSFVALGIIGTNGTTGSRIELQSSASNNEAFTNFTNTTTNSTFTVNGLQFQLNQNVQDGLNATQVRIGSRLNQTYTITNTTSQTINFDLVRYVDGDLGFDGSISDGGGRIVQNEQEILFETDAGGTGQTDTTFFGITATGGTIPTTNRWELDDYSSLSSRVLGGNSLRNTIVQGDNNSDQFIDAGSEYDVALALRNVFSLAPGASTTYTTITRFGSGGADQLDVTPPTGGVSNLPATTVGNNINVNWGATDLSGIRNYDVFVSVDGAAFTQWQADVTTTSAVYTGEVGKTYTFYSLATDNQGNEQIATTATRTSTQVINPITLAVSPTSVNEDGNSNLVYTFTRSGNLSTALTANFNVSGNATFNTDYTQIDAASFTDTTGTVTFAAGASTATVTVNPTDDTTIESDETVILTLASGAGYTVGTTAGVSGTISNDDFPLISLAVSPTSVVEDGTANLVYTFTRTEATTNALTVNYGISGTADISDYSGATPGTDKTITFAAGSSTATVTVDPTADTTIESDETVILTLATGAGYIVSTTTGASGTITNDDTAVLPNITLAVAPSSVLEDGTANLVYTFTRTEATTNALTINYSIAGTADTSDYSGATPGTDKTITFAAGSSTAIVTIDPTADTTIESNETVALTIASGTGYTIGTTAAVTGTIIDDDTPVVPGTLSFSSPQFSIQEDGTPIADVTVTRADGNDGAVSATINFKDGTAKASSDYNNTGITVNFADGEISKTVNISILNNTTAEPNETFQLLLTNPTGGASVGTQNTAKLTIIDDDGLSISGFPQGTTGSNKGQTTIIIAGQKFLPTDEISLVSSTGTATTANKVYWVNDTEAWATFDLQGLTTGQYDVKVANGQNSFVSNDSFTVTDGSLGNIQVKLSYPANGVVTVKYTNVGQTDVVAPLLRIVPTNAQVTYPEENTVSATLRQLLNLTLGTSDDGPAGILAPGENGEFSFAYTPNGNGLISFAVEQVQPNEVINWASIKAESRPDYYTSSEAWDATWSNLTDALGTTTGQFQTVMAENANYLSQLGQETNDISRLFAFEWQQAGNNLNNVSLISTTDVVDAAPGLSLTFNRTFYQSIAERYNLGGLGRGWASQWDLRATTDSKGDVIIRSVGDLQRVFEKQTDGVTYLEDGGATLTITNGQYRLKEVSGLVSLFGTDGKLSYVEDTNANRITLEYTNNLLTKLVHTNGDSLTLAYNAQGRISQITDSTAQVTSYSYDAAGENLLSVTSPEGTTTYTYDTGNIAAKKYSLLSVKSDLGYERTFEYDNQGRLTKEFSNEQTQTLTYSYDSTGGVTITDSTGASQTILLDDRGNGGQIRGVNNQNLIFNYDADGNLIGATLPNGSKTGYAYDTNGNLTQQTNLLNQNVKFTYDAAFNQLTGFKDPKGNGVNYTYDTKGNLTKITYPDGSSEQFSVDALGNITSAVNRRGSTIGYTYNTSGLLTKKQYADGSNVSYGYDTKGNLTSVTDATGTIAMEYDVANQLTKINYPTGRSLTYTYNADGQRTKLVSQDGYTVNYSYDTVGRLKTLTDGTGQSIISYDYDSAGRLTKETNGNGTYTTYQYDLQSQLTQLINYKADNTVNSKFEYAYDNLGRRNSMTTLEGIFQYGYDATGQLTSVVTPTNRTINYQYDAAGNRIGVTDNGTTTNYDTNNLNQYTNVGNAVYSYDTDGNLISKTEGGQTSTYAYNVENRLTKVVTSQGTWEYQYDGLGNRVATVLNGQRTEYLLDPFGFGDIVGEYNGSTLVANYTHGIGLVSRVNGSNSNYYDADAIGSTIGLTATDGSYVNRYSYLPFGEDLTKVEGVANPFEYVGQWGVTDEGNGLDFMRARFYDSGLGRFTAVDPIGLNGGDTNFYRYVSNDPVIYIDPIGFARFYYRPLDGSLGTLYPNGRNPLDNYTNTEIGHEQIFYDDGTNEGYFDDSKVRPDNPKNLTNYDPSSASKYYDDDLLRQAVKNVKPDPYFGIPTPWNDNCQSWAERVRDEYERLKNQQPKPPKTPTPGGGTYNDPHLQTLDGLGYDFQTVGEFTLVKSTTDDFEIQTRQQPWNNSTSASANTGISINSGGQRIAIYANQTNPLLINGTAVTLPAGGLYAVGQNLIIREGSKYSIITANNDLVVVNDKGTWLNINLGLADNRQGKVVGLLGNFNDNRNDDFALRDGTVIGGSITNQQLYGDYAAGWRITQATSLFDYASGQDTNTFTDLNFPQNIITAATLTPAQRAAAEQIARNAGITDPDVLEDIILDIFVSNGNTEFIQGALNGAIDQQRIETVSAPNTLINPDGLGNQHYLTAGAVIPYTIRFSNNAAAGTTPVAQVTITQTLDTELDFNTFNLNDFGFGDITVNVPNGAQNYSERLDLRSTRGVFVDVNAGIETSTGVVTWTFTAIDPATGNAADSATQGFLPPNDQNGVGSGFIGYSVQPKANSANNTRVDAQANITFNTQTPIQTVAVFNTLDSDIPTSQVNALPANSNADFTVSWTGSDSGSGIAAYDIFASTDGGEFVLWNDDITANSAIYIGQAGKTYSFYSVATDNLGQIETAPTQGDATTAILGVNNPPIVSNAIPDQNAKQGTAFNFQVPTNTFTDIDAGDVLTYSATLENGNALPIWLTFNSTTRTFSGTPTNDNVGSLNVKVAATDKAGASVNDIFVIAVENVNDAPIVANLIADQNAKQGTAFNFQIPTNTFTDIDAGDVLSYSATLENGNALPSWITFNPTTRTFSGTPTNDHVGNLNVKVAATDKAGATVSDIFTITVENINDAPVLKNPLLDQTVKVNSTFTFTLPKDTFSDPDAVNPYKNLVIFGDSLSDTGNAYKASGNTFPPSPNYQGRLSNGLIWVDYFAPDLQFTNQSIQNYAFLGANTGVSNTFGQITVPGLLTQIQQFKTLNTNSIGKDGLYVIWAGANDFLNLATDPTQAVTNAVTNISSAITTLAGLGAKEIVVGNLSDLGATPLSIANNNVANARAISIGFNAALTQALTNLEPALNVDLSLVDIFGLSTAFQTNPANYKFTNITQPLITVTTPVNPDQYAFWDDVHPTTRLHQLVTDTFENTLLNDGVIPDLIKYSATLADGSNLPDWLNFNSTTRTFSGTPNTGNVGKLDVKVIATDKAGATVNDIFTLAVNQSTTVGTPGDDKLIATPGSQFDGQNNIVFTGAGKDEVDLSTVSSLPNSGSNIVDLGSGEDTIFVNKGDRTFGSDGNDTFDARDGQGNNRMSGGLGDDTFYLGSNDRALGGDGKDIFRVSLGGGNLISGGAGADQFWIVNAELPSSANTVLDFQLGTDVIGISGAVSLGITTSTLKLNQVGADTAIVFNNQTLATLTGIQASSLSLTDPKQFVFA, encoded by the coding sequence ATGACATCTACACTTGCCAACAGTTTAATTACCGATGATTTGTATCTAAATCAGGCTTTATTACCAGCATTAGAACAAATAGAACTGTATCTACAAGATTTTGCGAACAGTGAAGAGTTTGTGGCAAAGATGCGGTTGGCTTTTGGGGAGACTTTTGATCCAGAAGCAGCTTTAAATCTGGGAAATGCTTGGAAAAATCAAGATTTTAGCAACATCCCAGCAATTACCATTCTTTCTTCATCGGAATTAAATGGGGCAAATGGAGCTTTTGCGGCTACTACGAATACAATTTATCTATCGCAAGAGTTTGTTGCAAATCATCAAGACAATATCGCAAGTATCACCAGTGTCATTTTAGAAGAAATAGGTCATTGGGTTGATAGCCAAATTAATACTGTTGATTCACTGGGAGATGAAGGGTCGATTTTTTCGGCTTTGGTACAAGGTAATAGCCTTGATGATGCAACCTTAGTAGCTTTAAAAACGGAAGATGATTCAGGGATAATTATAATTGATGGGGAAGTAGTTGCAGTTGAACAGGCTACAAACACTATTCAAACTGCTACTGGTGACGGCGGACTACGAGTTACGGTAAATGAATTTGGTGGGTTTAGGGGTGCTATTTACGATCCTGTTGGCAGCAAAACTCCATCTGACACAACTTATGATTCTTTTGTCGCTTTAGGTATTATTGGCACTAATGGTACAACAGGATCGCGTATCGAATTACAGTCATCAGCCAGTAATAATGAGGCATTTACAAATTTCACAAATACCACCACAAATAGCACGTTTACTGTTAATGGACTACAGTTTCAACTCAACCAAAATGTTCAAGATGGTCTCAATGCTACTCAAGTTAGAATTGGTAGCCGCTTAAATCAAACCTATACTATTACTAACACCACAAGTCAAACGATCAATTTTGATCTGGTACGTTATGTTGATGGAGATTTAGGGTTTGATGGTAGCATAAGCGATGGAGGCGGAAGAATTGTTCAAAATGAGCAAGAGATTTTGTTTGAAACTGATGCCGGAGGAACAGGTCAAACAGATACAACCTTCTTCGGAATTACTGCTACTGGTGGTACTATCCCAACCACAAATCGTTGGGAACTAGATGATTACAGTAGTCTAAGTTCTAGAGTTTTAGGGGGTAATAGCCTGCGAAATACAATTGTGCAAGGTGACAACAACTCTGATCAATTTATTGATGCTGGTTCGGAATACGATGTGGCACTTGCACTGAGAAACGTTTTTTCTCTAGCACCAGGAGCATCTACTACTTACACAACCATAACTCGTTTTGGTTCTGGTGGAGCAGATCAATTAGATGTTACCCCACCTACTGGCGGTGTCAGTAATTTGCCTGCAACTACTGTTGGTAATAATATAAATGTGAATTGGGGTGCAACCGATCTAAGTGGAATCAGAAACTATGATGTATTTGTATCTGTAGATGGTGCAGCCTTTACTCAATGGCAAGCAGATGTTACCACAACCTCCGCCGTTTATACTGGTGAAGTAGGCAAAACCTATACTTTCTATAGTTTAGCCACTGACAACCAAGGTAATGAACAAATTGCTACTACAGCAACTAGAACTTCTACTCAAGTAATTAATCCTATTACCCTTGCTGTTAGCCCCACCAGCGTTAACGAAGATGGTAATTCCAACCTTGTTTATACATTTACTCGCAGTGGCAACCTCTCTACAGCCTTAACTGCTAATTTTAATGTTAGTGGTAATGCCACATTTAACACCGACTACACTCAAATAGATGCAGCTAGTTTCACAGATACAACTGGAACAGTTACGTTTGCAGCAGGTGCTAGTACAGCAACCGTAACTGTAAACCCCACTGATGATACCACTATTGAAAGCGATGAAACAGTAATTCTTACCCTAGCCAGTGGCGCTGGTTATACAGTGGGTACAACGGCGGGTGTAAGTGGCACAATCTCTAACGATGATTTTCCATTGATTAGCCTGGCCGTCAGTCCTACCAGTGTGGTGGAAGATGGAACTGCAAATCTGGTTTACACCTTCACTCGCACAGAAGCAACTACTAACGCCCTCACGGTAAACTATGGTATTAGTGGTACAGCCGATATCAGTGATTACTCTGGTGCAACCCCAGGTACGGACAAAACCATTACCTTTGCTGCGGGTTCTAGTACAGCAACTGTTACTGTTGATCCTACTGCTGATACAACCATTGAAAGCGATGAAACAGTAATTCTCACCTTGGCTACTGGCGCTGGTTATATAGTGAGTACGACAACGGGTGCAAGTGGAACTATTACCAACGACGACACAGCAGTATTACCCAACATTACCCTAGCAGTAGCACCCTCAAGCGTCCTGGAAGACGGAACGGCCAATCTGGTTTACACCTTCACTCGCACAGAAGCAACTACTAACGCTCTCACGATAAACTATAGTATTGCTGGTACAGCCGATACCAGTGATTACTCTGGTGCAACCCCAGGTACGGACAAAACTATTACCTTTGCTGCGGGTTCTAGTACAGCAATAGTGACTATTGATCCTACGGCTGATACTACTATTGAATCCAATGAAACCGTTGCCTTAACCATTGCTTCGGGTACAGGTTACACCATTGGTACAACGGCTGCTGTTACGGGAACTATTATTGACGATGACACTCCAGTAGTTCCAGGCACTTTAAGCTTTAGTTCTCCTCAATTTAGCATCCAAGAAGATGGTACACCCATTGCTGATGTCACCGTTACTCGTGCTGATGGTAATGATGGGGCTGTAAGTGCTACTATCAACTTCAAAGATGGCACAGCTAAAGCGTCAAGCGATTACAACAACACAGGAATTACCGTTAATTTTGCTGATGGAGAAATTAGTAAAACTGTCAATATTTCCATTCTTAATAACACGACGGCAGAACCTAATGAGACTTTCCAATTACTTTTAACTAACCCAACGGGAGGTGCAAGTGTTGGAACTCAAAACACCGCCAAATTAACAATTATTGATGATGACGGGCTTTCCATATCAGGATTTCCGCAAGGGACAACTGGTAGTAATAAAGGTCAAACTACTATCATTATTGCCGGTCAAAAATTCTTACCAACTGATGAAATTAGTTTGGTTTCATCTACTGGAACTGCCACAACTGCTAATAAAGTTTATTGGGTGAATGATACCGAAGCTTGGGCAACTTTTGATTTGCAAGGATTAACTACAGGGCAATACGATGTTAAAGTTGCTAATGGACAAAACAGCTTTGTTTCTAACGATTCTTTTACCGTAACTGATGGTTCACTGGGAAATATTCAAGTTAAATTGAGTTATCCAGCAAATGGTGTAGTTACAGTTAAATATACCAATGTTGGACAAACAGATGTCGTTGCACCTTTACTCAGAATAGTACCAACCAATGCCCAAGTTACTTACCCTGAAGAAAATACCGTTAGTGCTACTCTGCGTCAACTGCTGAATTTAACTTTAGGAACAAGTGATGATGGACCAGCAGGAATTTTAGCGCCCGGTGAAAATGGGGAATTTTCCTTTGCTTATACTCCTAACGGTAACGGTTTAATTTCCTTTGCAGTGGAACAAGTTCAACCCAATGAAGTGATTAATTGGGCAAGTATTAAAGCCGAATCTCGCCCAGACTATTACACTAGCTCGGAAGCTTGGGATGCGACTTGGAGTAATTTAACAGATGCTTTAGGAACAACTACGGGACAGTTTCAAACCGTAATGGCGGAAAATGCCAATTATTTAAGTCAACTTGGACAAGAAACAAATGATATAAGCCGATTATTTGCTTTCGAGTGGCAACAAGCTGGCAATAATTTGAATAATGTTAGCTTAATTAGCACAACGGATGTAGTGGATGCTGCACCTGGACTGTCTTTAACCTTTAATCGCACCTTCTATCAATCTATTGCTGAACGCTACAATTTAGGTGGTTTAGGAAGAGGTTGGGCTAGTCAGTGGGATTTACGCGCCACAACTGATAGTAAAGGTGATGTAATTATTCGTAGTGTGGGAGATTTACAGCGCGTTTTTGAGAAACAAACCGACGGCGTAACTTATCTTGAAGATGGTGGTGCAACTTTAACAATTACTAATGGTCAATATCGCTTAAAAGAAGTTAGTGGTTTAGTTTCATTATTTGGGACTGATGGCAAACTCAGCTATGTTGAAGATACCAACGCTAATCGAATTACGCTGGAATATACCAACAATCTCCTCACTAAGTTGGTTCACACCAATGGCGATAGTTTAACCTTAGCTTACAATGCCCAAGGGCGGATTAGTCAGATTACCGACTCTACAGCACAAGTCACCAGTTACAGTTATGATGCTGCTGGGGAAAATCTGCTATCTGTCACCAGTCCTGAAGGCACAACAACTTACACTTACGATACAGGGAATATTGCAGCGAAAAAATATTCGTTGTTATCGGTGAAATCAGATTTAGGTTATGAGCGTACTTTTGAGTATGATAACCAAGGTCGTCTAACTAAAGAGTTTAGCAACGAACAAACCCAAACCCTGACCTACAGTTACGATAGTACAGGTGGTGTAACGATTACCGATAGTACAGGTGCATCTCAAACTATCCTACTAGATGACCGAGGCAATGGTGGACAAATTCGCGGTGTTAATAACCAAAATCTGATTTTCAACTATGATGCAGATGGAAATTTGATTGGTGCAACCCTGCCTAATGGTAGTAAAACTGGTTACGCTTACGACACAAACGGCAATTTAACCCAGCAAACAAATTTACTCAATCAAAACGTTAAATTTACTTACGATGCTGCCTTTAATCAACTGACTGGTTTTAAAGACCCTAAAGGTAATGGCGTTAATTATACCTACGATACCAAAGGTAATCTCACCAAAATCACATATCCCGATGGTAGTAGCGAACAGTTTAGCGTTGATGCTTTGGGAAATATTACCAGTGCTGTTAATCGTCGTGGTAGCACCATTGGATATACCTACAATACCAGTGGACTGCTAACTAAGAAACAATATGCAGATGGTTCTAACGTTAGCTATGGCTATGACACCAAGGGAAATCTTACCAGTGTCACCGATGCCACGGGAACTATTGCAATGGAGTATGACGTTGCAAATCAGCTTACTAAGATAAACTATCCTACAGGACGTTCTCTCACTTATACCTACAATGCTGATGGTCAACGGACTAAACTTGTCTCTCAAGATGGTTATACGGTTAACTATAGTTATGACACCGTTGGACGCTTAAAAACTTTAACCGATGGTACAGGACAAAGCATTATCAGCTATGACTATGATAGTGCGGGTCGTTTGACTAAGGAAACCAACGGTAACGGGACTTATACGACCTATCAATATGATCTACAGAGTCAGTTAACTCAGTTAATCAACTATAAAGCAGATAATACCGTTAACTCTAAGTTTGAGTATGCCTACGATAACTTAGGTCGGCGTAATAGCATGACCACATTGGAAGGAATTTTTCAATATGGTTATGATGCAACTGGTCAATTAACTTCTGTGGTTACGCCTACAAATCGTACCATTAACTATCAATATGATGCGGCGGGAAATCGGATTGGTGTGACAGATAACGGGACGACTACCAACTACGACACGAATAACCTGAATCAATATACCAATGTGGGTAATGCTGTCTATTCCTACGATACAGATGGGAATTTGATTAGCAAAACCGAAGGAGGACAGACTTCAACCTATGCATACAATGTTGAAAATCGTCTGACTAAAGTTGTCACTTCTCAAGGAACTTGGGAATATCAATATGATGGGTTAGGAAATCGTGTTGCGACTGTTTTAAATGGTCAACGCACGGAATATTTACTTGATCCTTTTGGGTTTGGGGATATTGTTGGAGAATATAACGGTAGTACCTTAGTTGCTAACTACACTCACGGTATTGGTTTGGTGAGTCGGGTGAATGGTAGCAATAGCAATTATTATGATGCAGATGCAATCGGTTCAACGATTGGGTTAACAGCAACGGATGGAAGTTATGTTAACCGTTACAGTTATTTACCCTTTGGGGAAGATTTAACGAAGGTTGAAGGCGTTGCTAACCCCTTTGAGTATGTGGGTCAATGGGGGGTAACGGATGAGGGTAATGGACTCGATTTCATGCGAGCAAGGTTTTATGATAGTGGTTTGGGACGGTTTACTGCGGTCGATCCGATTGGGTTGAATGGTGGGGATACGAATTTTTATCGGTATGTATCAAATGATCCCGTAATTTATATTGATCCCATAGGTTTTGCTCGGTTTTATTATCGTCCACTAGATGGATCTTTAGGCACACTTTATCCTAATGGTCGTAATCCTTTAGATAACTATACCAACACAGAGATTGGTCATGAGCAAATTTTTTATGATGATGGAACTAATGAAGGCTATTTTGATGATAGTAAAGTCAGACCAGATAATCCAAAAAATTTAACAAATTATGATCCAAGTTCTGCTAGCAAATATTATGATGATGATTTGCTAAGACAAGCTGTTAAGAATGTTAAACCAGATCCTTATTTTGGTATTCCAACGCCTTGGAACGATAATTGCCAATCATGGGCTGAAAGAGTCAGAGACGAATATGAGCGTTTAAAAAATCAGCAACCCAAACCTCCAAAAACTCCAACTCCCGGCGGTGGCACATACAACGACCCCCACCTCCAAACCCTCGACGGTTTAGGCTACGACTTCCAAACCGTAGGCGAATTTACCCTCGTTAAATCCACCACCGACGACTTTGAAATCCAAACCCGCCAACAACCTTGGAACAATAGCACCAGTGCCTCTGCTAATACTGGTATTTCAATTAATAGTGGTGGTCAACGCATCGCCATTTATGCCAACCAAACCAACCCCCTCCTCATCAACGGTACTGCTGTCACCCTTCCCGCCGGCGGACTCTATGCAGTGGGTCAAAACCTCATTATTCGAGAAGGCAGCAAATACAGTATTATTACTGCCAACAATGACCTTGTTGTAGTTAATGATAAGGGTACTTGGCTAAATATTAATCTTGGTCTAGCTGATAATCGTCAAGGTAAAGTAGTCGGACTCCTGGGCAACTTTAACGATAATCGCAATGATGATTTTGCCCTGCGTGACGGTACAGTTATTGGCGGTTCTATCACCAATCAACAACTCTACGGTGATTATGCAGCCGGTTGGCGGATTACCCAAGCCACATCTCTCTTTGATTACGCTTCAGGACAGGATACCAACACCTTTACCGACCTCAACTTCCCCCAAAATATCATCACAGCAGCCACATTAACCCCCGCACAACGCGCCGCAGCCGAACAAATAGCCCGAAATGCCGGAATTACCGACCCTGATGTGTTGGAAGATATCATTCTGGATATTTTTGTCAGCAATGGTAACACTGAATTTATCCAAGGGGCGCTAAATGGGGCAATTGACCAACAACGGATAGAAACCGTCAGCGCACCTAACACCCTGATAAACCCCGATGGTTTGGGAAATCAACACTATTTAACCGCAGGTGCAGTCATTCCCTACACCATCCGCTTTAGCAACAATGCTGCTGCGGGAACGACTCCAGTTGCACAAGTTACTATTACCCAAACCCTTGATACCGAACTTGACTTCAACACCTTTAACCTAAATGATTTTGGTTTTGGGGATATTACAGTTAACGTTCCCAACGGCGCACAAAATTACAGCGAACGACTTGATCTGCGTAGTACCAGAGGTGTCTTTGTTGATGTCAATGCGGGAATAGAGACTTCTACAGGTGTGGTTACTTGGACATTTACCGCCATTGACCCCGCCACAGGAAATGCTGCTGACAGTGCTACTCAGGGCTTCTTACCTCCTAATGATCAAAATGGGGTAGGAAGTGGTTTTATAGGCTATAGCGTTCAACCTAAAGCCAACTCTGCTAATAATACTCGCGTTGATGCTCAAGCCAATATTACTTTTAATACTCAAACACCCATTCAAACGGTTGCGGTCTTTAACACCCTAGATAGTGACATTCCTACCAGTCAAGTTAATGCTTTACCAGCCAATAGTAACGCAGACTTTACGGTATCTTGGACGGGTTCAGATAGTGGTAGTGGTATTGCTGCTTATGATATTTTTGCCTCTACTGATGGTGGTGAATTTGTGCTGTGGAATGATGATATTACGGCTAATTCTGCCATTTATATCGGTCAAGCAGGGAAAACATACAGTTTCTATAGCGTCGCTACCGATAATTTAGGACAAATAGAAACAGCACCAACTCAAGGTGATGCAACAACAGCGATTCTTGGTGTCAATAATCCACCAATTGTGAGTAATGCTATTCCTGATCAAAATGCGAAACAAGGAACTGCTTTCAATTTCCAAGTTCCCACCAATACCTTCACAGATATTGATGCTGGTGATGTTCTGACCTATTCAGCAACCTTAGAAAATGGTAATGCTTTACCAATTTGGTTAACTTTCAATTCCACAACTCGCACCTTCTCCGGGACTCCCACTAATGACAATGTTGGCAGTTTGAATGTTAAAGTAGCAGCTACAGATAAAGCTGGAGCATCTGTGAATGATATCTTTGTCATTGCAGTTGAAAATGTCAACGATGCACCGATAGTTGCTAACCTAATCGCAGATCAAAATGCTAAACAAGGAACTGCTTTCAATTTCCAAATTCCCACCAACACCTTCACAGATATTGATGCTGGTGATGTTCTTAGCTATTCCGCAACATTAGAAAATGGTAATGCTTTGCCAAGTTGGATAACTTTCAATCCTACAACTCGGACTTTTAGCGGTACTCCAACTAATGATCATGTAGGGAATTTGAATGTTAAAGTGGCAGCTACAGATAAAGCCGGGGCAACTGTTAGTGATATCTTTACTATTACCGTTGAAAATATCAACGATGCACCCGTTCTCAAAAATCCACTTTTAGATCAAACAGTTAAGGTCAATTCTACCTTTACATTTACACTACCCAAAGATACCTTCTCCGATCCAGACGCAGTTAATCCCTATAAAAACCTCGTCATCTTTGGTGATAGCCTCTCAGATACAGGTAATGCCTACAAAGCATCCGGTAATACCTTTCCACCATCACCTAATTATCAAGGTCGTCTTTCTAATGGCTTAATTTGGGTTGATTACTTTGCCCCTGATTTACAATTTACAAACCAATCAATTCAAAATTACGCCTTTTTGGGCGCAAATACAGGAGTAAGTAATACTTTTGGGCAAATAACCGTACCTGGATTACTCACACAAATTCAGCAATTTAAAACTTTAAATACCAATTCCATTGGTAAAGATGGACTTTATGTAATTTGGGCTGGTGCTAATGATTTTCTGAATCTTGCCACAGATCCTACTCAGGCTGTGACTAATGCAGTTACTAATATTAGTAGTGCAATTACAACCTTAGCCGGATTAGGTGCTAAAGAAATTGTTGTTGGCAATTTATCAGACTTGGGTGCTACTCCTTTGAGTATTGCTAATAACAATGTAGCGAATGCCAGAGCAATTTCTATTGGTTTTAATGCAGCTTTAACTCAAGCTTTAACTAACTTAGAACCAGCCCTCAATGTTGATTTATCTTTGGTAGATATCTTTGGTTTGAGTACAGCATTTCAGACTAATCCTGCTAATTACAAATTCACGAATATTACCCAACCTCTAATTACAGTCACTACTCCAGTTAATCCTGATCAATATGCTTTTTGGGACGATGTTCATCCCACAACCAGACTGCATCAGTTAGTAACAGATACATTTGAAAATACACTGCTTAATGATGGCGTAATTCCTGATTTAATTAAATATTCTGCCACGTTAGCTGATGGTAGTAATTTACCAGATTGGTTGAATTTCAACTCTACAACTCGCACCTTTAGTGGTACTCCCAACACAGGAAATGTCGGTAAATTAGATGTCAAGGTAATTGCGACAGATAAAGCCGGGGCAACTGTCAATGATATCTTTACTCTCGCAGTCAACCAATCTACAACTGTAGGAACTCCAGGAGATGATAAATTAATTGCCACTCCTGGTAGTCAATTCGATGGTCAGAACAATATTGTATTTACAGGTGCAGGTAAAGACGAGGTAGACCTGTCCACTGTATCCAGTTTGCCCAACTCAGGTAGCAATATCGTTGATCTGGGTAGCGGTGAAGATACAATTTTTGTGAATAAAGGCGATCGCACTTTCGGTAGTGATGGTAATGATACCTTTGATGCTAGAGATGGCCAAGGTAATAACCGAATGTCCGGTGGTCTTGGTGATGATACCTTCTACTTAGGTAGCAATGACCGGGCTTTGGGTGGTGATGGTAAAGATATCTTCAGAGTTAGTCTTGGTGGTGGTAACTTAATTTCCGGTGGTGCTGGCGCTGACCAATTCTGGATTGTCAATGCTGAATTACCCTCTTCGGCTAATACCGTGCTTGACTTCCAACTGGGTACTGATGTGATTGGGATTAGTGGTGCTGTCAGTTTAGGTATTACCACATCCACACTCAAGTTAAATCAAGTTGGTGCAGATACTGCGATTGTCTTCAATAATCAAACTCTAGCTACTCTGACTGGAATTCAAGCCAGTAGTTTGAGTTTGACAGATCCTAAACAGTTTGTTTTTGCGTAA